A genomic segment from Leptospira brenneri encodes:
- a CDS encoding Fic family protein — MNFNARSYGFLTNHKESFPDYNQNDESGNGLKKIVVKYNAFNPFLLKTHYPDIKNNIKFDKDISDLNIEKIDLINIESWLLEIRAQIENSYHLNIPLIKEKSIKCIDILQQSVKLITIERNDLDLPKRIHRLLFENFPTTNILIGEFKKQQNWIDSNRALNPVIADFVPPHYSNINNLMEDWINSFNEKSEYPYIHAAILYYQFMAIHPFEDGNEKTCRILIILYFLKNQIYNKNFILLKSAIRRERERSNTILRCVSLYGSFDDWIKYFLKGLEISIKDEISVKEIDLY; from the coding sequence ATGAATTTTAATGCCAGATCCTATGGATTTCTAACGAATCACAAAGAATCATTTCCTGATTATAATCAAAATGATGAATCAGGAAATGGTTTAAAAAAAATAGTTGTTAAATACAATGCATTTAACCCTTTTTTACTTAAAACACACTATCCAGATATTAAAAATAATATTAAATTTGATAAAGATATTTCAGATTTAAATATAGAAAAAATAGATTTAATTAATATTGAAAGCTGGTTACTCGAAATTAGAGCCCAAATAGAAAATTCTTATCACCTCAATATTCCACTAATAAAAGAAAAATCTATAAAATGTATAGATATACTTCAACAATCGGTTAAATTAATTACAATAGAAAGAAATGATTTAGACCTACCGAAAAGAATACATCGACTATTATTTGAAAATTTTCCAACTACAAATATTCTTATAGGCGAATTCAAAAAACAACAAAATTGGATTGATTCAAATCGTGCATTGAACCCTGTTATTGCGGACTTTGTTCCGCCACACTATAGCAATATTAACAACTTAATGGAGGACTGGATAAATTCTTTTAACGAAAAAAGCGAATATCCTTATATTCATGCAGCTATACTATATTATCAATTTATGGCAATTCATCCATTTGAGGATGGAAATGAGAAAACTTGTAGAATTTTGATAATTCTATATTTTTTAAAAAATCAAATTTATAACAAAAATTTCATTCTACTAAAATCTGCAATACGTAGAGAACGAGAAAGATCCAATACAATCCTAAGATGTGTATCATTATATGGCTCCTTTGATGATTGGATAAAATACTTCCTAAAGGGTCTTGAAATCTCCATAAAAGACGAAATATCAGTTAAAGAAATAGATTTATATTAA